In Rattus rattus isolate New Zealand chromosome 3, Rrattus_CSIRO_v1, whole genome shotgun sequence, one genomic interval encodes:
- the Spz1 gene encoding spermatogenic leucine zipper protein 1 yields the protein MADSDSSSEMPPHSPSHSPIPCAKKPPNTGITISLLEIGSLPTFCCSSFSEPNNNMCPIRKQGKVQKFSNLLKDVKDVLKNIAGFEEKTTDGEPFDDTYIPEDLSELNIRGFDKRNKLRFKDDIFIHFDPERENPMRQEMLFKSHSAKNMVQKFARDLCNSEEKRGCDGMQLNAKRRRTGSVHIRGEYRKLRNNMEQLLQEADHWSKQHNELSELMRSYQECHKEIKDIVDCSRLYSQTQNNEVPSKQKLEEQVKKLSQDTHSLHLIAALLENECQILQQRVDILRELHLHDAGPGHEKPLQTSGEQDKKCGEQDKKCAEQDKKCAEQDKKCPKLAETEKMDSSKHTMKTTEGTITRKPKIFRCPNDCLTKKARNNRFNARVAKKSLVGKRRTISSFR from the coding sequence ATGGCAGACAGTGACAGCTCATCTGAGATGCCTCCCCATTCTCCATCTCATAGCCCTATTCCTTGTGCTAAAAAACCACCGAATACTGGGATCACCATTTCCCTCCTTGAAATCGGATCACTCCCCACTTTCTGCTGCAGCTCCTTCTCAGAACCAAATAATAATATGTGTCCAATAAGAAAACAAGGGAAGGTACAGAAATTTAGCAATCTCTTAAAAGACGTTAAAGATGTTCTTAAAAACATAGCAGGCTTTGAAGAGAAGACTACAGATGGGGAGCCTTTTGATGATACCTATATTCCTGAAGACCTGTCAGAACTTAACATCAGAGGTTTTGATAAGAGAAATAAACTTCGATTTAAAGAtgatatattcattcatttcGACCCAGAGAGAGAAAACCCAATGAGGCAGGAGATGTTATTCAAAAGCCATAGTGCTAAGAACATGGTACAAAAGTTTGCAAGGGACCTGTGCAattcagaagaaaagagaggctGTGACGGCATGCAGCTGAACGCGAAAAGACGTCGGACTGGGTCAGTTCACATTCGTGGAGAGTACAGAAAACTCAGGAACAATATGGAGCAGTTACTGCAGGAAGCAGACCACTGGAGTAAACAGCACAATGAACTCAGCGAACTCATGAGATCATATCAGGAATgccataaagaaatcaaagacattGTTGACTGCAGTCGACTCTATTCGCAAACCCAAAACAACGAGGTACCCTCCAAGCAGAAACTGGAGGAGCAGGTGAAGAAACTGAGCCAAGACACCCACTCGCTGCATTTGATCGCAGCCCTGCTGGAGAACGAATGTCAGATCTTACAACAGAGGGTGGACATCCTCAGGGAATTACATCTCCACGATGCGGGACCCGGGCACGAGAAGCCTTTGCAAACTTCTGGTGAGCAGGACAAGAAATGTGGCGAGCAGGACAAGAAATGTGCCGAGCAGGACAAGAAATGTGCCGAGCAGGACAAGAAATGTCCGAAGTTAGCGGAAACAGAAAAGATGGACAGTTCCAAGCATACTATGAAGACAACGGAAGGCACGATTACTCGGAAACCAAAGATCTTCAGGTGCCCCAATGATTGCCTTACTAAGAAGGCTCGAAATAACCGCTTCAATGCCCGCGTTGCAAAGAAATCTCTTGTGGGGAAAAGGAGAACCATTAGCAGCTTTCGGTAG